One segment of Trichlorobacter ammonificans DNA contains the following:
- a CDS encoding UDP-glucose dehydrogenase family protein, with the protein MKLCVFGAGYVGLVAAACFAESGNSVTAVDVDTRKIEGLKNGIVPIYEPGLKELVLRNQSEGRLCFTTDVPDAVANALICFIAVGTPPGEDGSADLQYVLEVARSIGRSMSGYRIIVDKSTVPVGTADRVRAAVQEELDRRGAAFEFDVVSNPEFLKEGAAIDDFMKPDRVVIGTDNVRTAEIMKELYEPFMRKNNRMIVMDIRSAEMTKYAANAMLATRISFMNQIANLCERMGADVAAVREGIGSDSRIGYDFLFPGPGYGGSCFPKDVKALIRTAEECRYDFLLLKAVEEVNERQKEILAEKLIRILGSPDEEQPLTGRTVACWGLAFKPRTDDMREAPSLTIIERLLAAGATVRAHDPEALKEAKKLFGERIEYSSNQYDILAGADALVIITDWNEYRTPDFDRIKATLKQPLVVDGRNLYKPDRMKSAGFRYIPLGRSGNGIAGDGR; encoded by the coding sequence ATGAAACTATGCGTTTTTGGCGCCGGCTATGTCGGCCTGGTGGCGGCGGCCTGTTTTGCGGAGAGCGGCAACAGCGTCACTGCCGTTGACGTGGATACGCGAAAGATCGAAGGGCTCAAAAACGGCATCGTACCGATCTACGAACCGGGCCTCAAGGAACTGGTGCTGCGCAACCAGAGCGAAGGCCGTCTTTGCTTTACCACCGACGTTCCCGATGCCGTCGCCAACGCCCTGATCTGCTTCATTGCCGTGGGCACCCCACCGGGCGAGGACGGTTCCGCCGACCTGCAGTATGTCCTGGAGGTGGCTCGCTCCATTGGCCGCAGCATGTCGGGATACCGGATCATCGTGGACAAATCCACCGTACCGGTGGGAACCGCCGACCGGGTCCGGGCCGCCGTCCAGGAGGAACTGGACCGCCGCGGCGCCGCATTTGAGTTCGACGTGGTCTCCAATCCGGAGTTTCTGAAGGAGGGGGCCGCCATCGACGACTTCATGAAGCCGGACCGGGTGGTGATCGGTACCGACAATGTCCGCACCGCCGAGATCATGAAGGAGCTGTACGAACCGTTCATGCGCAAGAACAACCGGATGATCGTCATGGATATCCGCAGCGCCGAAATGACCAAGTACGCCGCCAATGCCATGCTGGCCACCCGCATCTCCTTCATGAACCAGATCGCCAACCTCTGCGAACGGATGGGGGCCGACGTGGCGGCGGTGCGCGAAGGGATCGGCTCCGACTCCCGCATCGGCTACGACTTCCTCTTCCCCGGCCCCGGCTACGGGGGCTCCTGCTTCCCCAAGGATGTGAAAGCGCTGATCCGTACTGCCGAGGAATGCAGATACGACTTCCTGCTGCTCAAGGCGGTGGAAGAGGTCAACGAGCGCCAGAAGGAAATACTGGCCGAGAAGCTGATCAGGATTCTGGGCTCTCCCGACGAGGAACAGCCGCTCACCGGCCGCACCGTCGCCTGCTGGGGACTTGCCTTCAAACCCCGCACCGACGACATGCGGGAAGCGCCGTCCCTCACCATCATCGAACGGCTGCTGGCCGCCGGTGCCACGGTCCGAGCCCACGACCCCGAAGCGCTGAAGGAGGCGAAAAAGCTGTTCGGGGAGCGGATCGAGTACAGCAGCAACCAGTACGATATCCTGGCCGGCGCCGACGCGCTGGTAATCATCACCGACTGGAACGAGTACCGCACGCCTGATTTCGACCGGATCAAGGCCACCCTGAAACAGCCGCTGGTGGTGGACGGTCGCAACCTGTACAAGCCGGACCGGATGAAATCGGCCGGATTCCGCTACATCCCGCTGGGGCGCAGCGGTAACGGCATTGCCGGCGACGGCAGATAG
- a CDS encoding FtsB family cell division protein translates to MQKSGMKRRLYLILAGCLSFILFFTVFGERGLLRINDLKRELRQVEEKSAELQTANEKLRQEIALLHGDRSHVERIARKELGLVKPDEVVYRFPSAASR, encoded by the coding sequence ATGCAGAAATCCGGCATGAAACGACGCCTCTACCTGATTCTGGCGGGATGTCTCTCTTTTATTCTGTTTTTTACTGTATTCGGGGAACGGGGGTTGCTCCGGATCAACGATCTGAAGCGTGAGCTCCGCCAGGTCGAGGAGAAGTCAGCCGAACTCCAGACTGCCAACGAGAAACTGCGCCAGGAAATCGCTCTGTTGCATGGCGATCGCAGCCACGTGGAGCGGATCGCCCGCAAGGAACTGGGGCTGGTGAAACCCGACGAGGTCGTCTACCGTTTCCCGTCCGCAGCCTCCAGGTAA
- a CDS encoding UDP-glucuronic acid decarboxylase family protein, protein MRILVTGGAGFIGSHLCERLLAEGHDVICLDNFFTGSKDNIIHLMDNHRFELIRHDIVEPILLEVDRIYNLACPASPVHYQYNPVKTVKTSVMGTINLLGMAKRVKARILQASTSEVYGDPQVHPQTEEYWGYVNPIGIRSCYDEGKRVAETLMMDYHRQNGVDIRIIRIFNTYGPRMAENDGRVVSNFMLQALRNEPLTIYGDGSQTRSFCYVSDLVEGMIRMMENEQDFIGPVNLGNPVENTILEFAEKIITITASKSDIVYKPLPQDDPKQRRPDISLAQHRLDWEPRIDLETGLKATAEYFAARRTGG, encoded by the coding sequence ATGCGCATACTGGTCACCGGCGGTGCCGGGTTCATCGGTTCCCACCTCTGCGAGCGACTGCTGGCGGAAGGGCATGACGTCATCTGCCTGGACAACTTTTTCACCGGCTCCAAGGACAACATCATCCACCTGATGGATAACCACCGTTTCGAGCTGATCCGGCACGACATCGTCGAGCCGATCCTGCTGGAAGTGGACCGGATCTACAACCTGGCCTGCCCCGCCTCGCCGGTACACTATCAGTACAACCCGGTGAAAACCGTCAAGACCAGCGTCATGGGAACCATCAACCTGCTGGGGATGGCCAAGCGAGTCAAGGCCCGCATCCTGCAGGCATCAACTTCCGAGGTGTACGGCGATCCCCAGGTACACCCCCAGACCGAGGAGTACTGGGGCTACGTCAACCCGATCGGTATCAGGAGCTGCTACGACGAGGGCAAGCGGGTGGCCGAAACCCTGATGATGGACTACCATCGCCAAAACGGCGTGGATATCCGCATCATCCGTATTTTCAACACCTACGGTCCCCGCATGGCGGAAAACGACGGCCGGGTGGTGTCCAACTTCATGCTGCAGGCGCTGCGGAACGAACCGCTCACCATTTACGGTGATGGCAGCCAGACCCGCTCCTTTTGCTACGTTTCCGATCTGGTTGAAGGAATGATCCGGATGATGGAAAACGAGCAGGATTTCATCGGACCGGTCAACCTCGGCAACCCGGTTGAAAATACAATTCTTGAGTTTGCCGAAAAAATCATTACAATAACTGCCTCAAAATCCGATATTGTCTACAAACCATTACCCCAGGACGACCCGAAACAGCGCCGTCCCGATATTTCGCTGGCACAGCATCGACTGGACTGGGAACCACGCATCGATCTGGAGACCGGACTGAAGGCCACGGCCGAGTATTTTGCCGCCCGCCGAACCGGAGGATGA